CATCACTAGCATTTTGAGTTACATCATTATCTGTTCCTATTAAAAGAGGTAAACACTCTCCCTTACTATTGGAATGGAACAAAACCTTTAAATTTGCGTCATTTAAAGACTTTCTAATAAAATAAGCCTCGGTTCTACTTAGTTCTGCACTTGCCGATAAACCTACCAGTAGAAATAAGCCTACAAATAACATACTAACTGCTCTCATGATTTCCCGTTTTTTTATTTGACTTAACTACACGTTAAACCAAGTATAATAGTCACAACTAAATGGGAATACCGCGGTTATTTTTGCCTAAATTGTGCGCTTTTATATTAGTTCAATCATAAGACGTGATTAAAGTAGATTCGTTACATACTTGATGTCAATTATCAAACTCATTAACAACTATCACCTGATATTAGCTTCCATTAAATAAAAAAAGATAGCCTGTGCTAGACTATCCTTTTAAATATACACTCCGCAAAAATTTATTTTCCTTTTTTCTCCATCATTTCTATCAAAGCAAACATCTCATCTCTATATCTGGCAGCATCTATAAAATTCAGCTCCTTAGCCGCTTTTTCCATGCTTTCTTTTGCAGATTTGATTGATTTTTCAAGATCCGCTTTTGCCATATACTTAACAACAGGATCAGCAGCCATACTAACCTTGCCTGGTTCAATATATGCATTTGCTTCGGCTTGCTTATTCAGTAAATCACCAGAAAGAGCACCTTTAGATGATTTATATACTTGGCGAGGGGTTATCTTATGATCAATATTATATTGCGCCTGCTTCTCGCGCCTTCGGTTGGTTTCATTGATCGTTTTCTGCATTGCATCGGTTATCTTATCGGCATACATTATAACCAACCCATTTAAATTACGAGCCGCACGCCCTGCTGTCTGCGTCAAAGCCCTTGCCGATCTTAAAAAACCTTCCTTATCGGCATCTAGGATTGCAACCAAAGAAACCTCTGGTAAATCTAGCCCTTCTCGAAGAAGGTTAACCCCAACCAGCACATCAAATAACCCAGCTTGAAGATCTTCCATAATTTGGATTCGTTCAAGCGTCTCTACATCCGAGTGGATGTAACGAGTTCTAACATCCATGCGAACGAGATACTTTGTCAGCTCCTCGGCCATACGCTTAGTAAGGGTTGTTACCAGCACTCGCTCTTCTTTTATAATTCGCTCGTTTATTTCTTCAAGCAGGTTGTCAATCTGATTCTCGGTTGGTCTAACATCTATAACAGGATCAAGTAATCCTGTTGGACGAATAACCTGTTCCACAATTACACCTTCAGATTTTGTAAGTTCATAGTCTGCAGGAGTAGCGCTTACAAAAACTGTTTGCCGAACCAATCCCTCAAACTCATCAAACTTCAAAGGACGGTTGTCAACTGCAGCGGGAAGCCTAAAACCATATTCTACCAAATTACCCTTGCGGGAAGCATCGCCTCCATACATAGCTCTTACTTGAGGGATTGTTACATGACTTTCATCAATCACAATAAGAAAATCTTCAGGAAAATAATCGAGCAAACAGAAAGGGCGCATACCAGGTTTTCGTCCATCAAAATAAC
The Alistipes sp. ZOR0009 genome window above contains:
- the uvrB gene encoding excinuclease ABC subunit UvrB, which gives rise to MNFKLTSEFKPTGDQPEAIRQLVENISSGTRYNVLLGVTGSGKTFTMANVVSQLNRPTLILSHNKTLAAQLYGEFKTFFPENAVEYFVSYYDYYQPEAYLPTTDTYIEKDLAINDELEKLRLSTTSALLSGRRDVVVVSSVSCLYGIGNPEDFHATTIKLKRGQLLSRNKLLYALVDALYSRNEVEFKQGRFRVKGDTVDIFLAYADYAYRVTFWGDEIETLEILDPVSGTIIDEPDEVLIYPANIFVTTKERMNNAIRQIQDDLFQQVEFFNSIGKRMEAKRLQQRVEYDLEMIKELGYCPGIENYSRYFDGRKPGMRPFCLLDYFPEDFLIVIDESHVTIPQVRAMYGGDASRKGNLVEYGFRLPAAVDNRPLKFDEFEGLVRQTVFVSATPADYELTKSEGVIVEQVIRPTGLLDPVIDVRPTENQIDNLLEEINERIIKEERVLVTTLTKRMAEELTKYLVRMDVRTRYIHSDVETLERIQIMEDLQAGLFDVLVGVNLLREGLDLPEVSLVAILDADKEGFLRSARALTQTAGRAARNLNGLVIMYADKITDAMQKTINETNRRREKQAQYNIDHKITPRQVYKSSKGALSGDLLNKQAEANAYIEPGKVSMAADPVVKYMAKADLEKSIKSAKESMEKAAKELNFIDAARYRDEMFALIEMMEKKGK